The Paenibacillus spongiae nucleotide sequence GCTGGTTCATGTAGATTCCAGGGCCGCTGGAGTAGATGCGCCATCCGCCCTTAACCGGAACGGACCCGTTACGCAGCTCCTGGAAACGGTCCTGCGCTTCGTAACGCGTGTTGAATTTACCGTCCGAGCTGCTGAAATACGTATTGCTCTGTCTGATTTCGGCATTCGGGACGACATCCTGGATGCCGATCGGATTGATCATCGCCAGACCTTTCCATGCCTCGTCGGCTTTACCCAGCTTGGCCATGGCTTCGACAAAGCGAATATGCGCATGAACATACTGCAATCCGACTTCTCTGCCGAAGTTGGAAGCCTGTTCGGCCCGTTGGAAATGCGTGCTGACGCCGCCTTCATAGTTGGCTGGACGGTTCATCAGGCGTACGCCATCCGGACAATACAGTTCCCGCTTAATCAGCTCGTGGTGGGAATCTGCTTGCTCCTTGGTCAGCAACTCGCCGATCATGCTGCGCGTCATCGGCAATAAGCGGTATTGAATGCCTGTGCTCGTATCCGTCGGATGGAGCATCAATTCTGCTTGGCCCGGCTCCTCCATGTAGACAAAGCCCGGAATAGTGCCGGTATTCAGCATATACCGGTTAAAGTCGGCCTGAATCCCTTCAGCCAATTCCTTCAGCTCCGAAGCAAAAGCTCCATCGTATGCGGCCATCACTTTGGACGATTGACTAAATACTTGATAAGTCAGCGCTACCGTCCAGCTGCTCGCCATAAATTTCTTCAGCTCCTTGCGGGCAGGCTGCAGCGTATCATCCCAATCCCCGTCGCCATAGGCCGAGAGATGAGTGTCATGCAGGAAGTTATCCTTGATGTACTCGACGGCTCTCTTCATATGGTCGAATAATCTGGATGGCGTCTCCGTCACTTTACCGTTATCCCGGCTGGTATAAGGGATGGTTTCTTCAAGAAGACGGAAATCCTGTGTTGCATGCAAATAGTCGTTCAGTGCTTTGAGCGGCCATACGATAATGTCGCCATGGCTCTCCGACGCATAGATATGCGCATATTCATCGAACATAAACCATTGCGGCCAATTGCCGTCGTCCTCGAATTGATGGGTGTATACCGTCAGCAAAATTTCGCGAACGGATTCATACTGCTGCGTGGCCAGGAAATATTCGACCGGACCTTGGCAAACATCCCGCGTTCCCCATGCCGCACCTCCGAATTGCTCAAGTCCGTGAGGTACGGAATAATGGACAAGCATATTGTGGGTATACCACCATGCCAGCGCATTGATCTTCTCGAGGTTTTCCTTGCCGCCTTCCTGTTGGGATAGACGGAAGCCTCTCATGACCTCGCGGAAAAATTCACGATAACGGGAAATTTCGGATGCAGCATCCAGCGTCTGGAACGGAAGCTCCTCGCCTCTGAGCAGCCCTTGTACCGTCAGTGTCCATTCCCTGCATGCATCCAGCTCCAGAACGACGAGAGATGCGCTCGGTACCGACAGGTTAGCCGCCAATACGGTTTCATCCGTCACCTTCATACCCGTCCCGGCAAGCTTCATCCGGTAGCTAAGCTCCGGCAATATAGCCGCACTGTTGGAAGAAGCGTCGGCACGGAACGCAAGAACATCGCCTTGCTGCTCCATATGGAACGGTGCTTCGTATTCGGAATTGTTCATGGAGACCTGATTGGTTACCATGTAACGGTACGAACGGCCTTTCGTTGACCGAACCTGCAGACAGAGCTCCGGCGTATCGACAGCAGTGAAGTTCGTGATGATGATCGTATCGTCTGCCGTCTTGTAATACCAGCTCACATAGTTGAATCCAAGCTCGAACAGCGAAGGCAGCGTGAGCAGGCGGTAGGCGCCATTTACTTCGATATAGATCCGCTGGCCCGATGTTTTCATCACGTTCAATGCACTGCGGGCATTCGTCAGCATTTTGTTGAATGACGTATTGCCGACGGTCAGCTGGGAGTTGAATATCCCGTACATGTACGATGTTGTCGTCAGTACGTTCTCTTTCATCCGTTCGTTCTGGCCTGTCATCAGAATGTGGCCATGCGGACGCTCTACCCGCAGTTCCTTCTCCTTGAGCACGACATGCTCGTAGCTGTTCGTAAAGAAGGACAACAGCGTCTCGCCATCCTTCTCTTCCTGAATACGCTGCGGGAAATATTGCGCGATCTCTTCTGCGGTCATAGATTCGGATTCGAGAGGAGCGCCGATCAATGCGTTCCGGCTTACTTTGGCAGCCTGGCGAACGGACGGTTCTGGCAGCTTGCTTACTTGCTCCCAAGCTTCCGAGATCATCATTCCATGCTCCAATTCCGTGATGGCCTTCGGATGATCCTCCTGGAACAGGCCGTAGAACACGAAGCGGGCCTTGCCGTCCAATACGGCGCGCTCCGATTGCAGGGCCGTATAGGCAAATTCATATTGGTAAACTTCA carries:
- a CDS encoding GH36-type glycosyl hydrolase domain-containing protein, with the protein product MTITSDKSFHIQHGSLQFSFCESGDIRNMTYNGLMINQWLANSIDGALNNLYLRLHEPSGIRALPLLGVHSASLVGFSDQQAVWQGSVEALQYKVVLTLASDGIWFWDVTVDGQGQEVDLVYGQDVGIASLGFIRNNEAYLSQYIDHAVFEDEQKGYVVCSRQNQRQPGGFPYLQQGALTGAAGFSTDGFQFFGLSYKETNVPEALKHDKLRNEVYQYEFAYTALQSERAVLDGKARFVFYGLFQEDHPKAITELEHGMMISEAWEQVSKLPEPSVRQAAKVSRNALIGAPLESESMTAEEIAQYFPQRIQEEKDGETLLSFFTNSYEHVVLKEKELRVERPHGHILMTGQNERMKENVLTTTSYMYGIFNSQLTVGNTSFNKMLTNARSALNVMKTSGQRIYIEVNGAYRLLTLPSLFELGFNYVSWYYKTADDTIIITNFTAVDTPELCLQVRSTKGRSYRYMVTNQVSMNNSEYEAPFHMEQQGDVLAFRADASSNSAAILPELSYRMKLAGTGMKVTDETVLAANLSVPSASLVVLELDACREWTLTVQGLLRGEELPFQTLDAASEISRYREFFREVMRGFRLSQQEGGKENLEKINALAWWYTHNMLVHYSVPHGLEQFGGAAWGTRDVCQGPVEYFLATQQYESVREILLTVYTHQFEDDGNWPQWFMFDEYAHIYASESHGDIIVWPLKALNDYLHATQDFRLLEETIPYTSRDNGKVTETPSRLFDHMKRAVEYIKDNFLHDTHLSAYGDGDWDDTLQPARKELKKFMASSWTVALTYQVFSQSSKVMAAYDGAFASELKELAEGIQADFNRYMLNTGTIPGFVYMEEPGQAELMLHPTDTSTGIQYRLLPMTRSMIGELLTKEQADSHHELIKRELYCPDGVRLMNRPANYEGGVSTHFQRAEQASNFGREVGLQYVHAHIRFVEAMAKLGKADEAWKGLAMINPIGIQDVVPNAEIRQSNTYFSSSDGKFNTRYEAQDRFQELRNGSVPVKGGWRIYSSGPGIYMNQLISNCLGIRRENGDLVIDPVLPRELNGMQFDYTFAGRPVRFVYRLGEGQSIQRITVNGQEAAYEETANRYRQGGVRVKRELLDGLQPDGVNVIEIYM